The genomic segment ATACTCGGCGGTTCTGAAGGCCGTGTCGAAGCAACCGGGCGGGGTGTTGTCATTACAATTGAAGAAGCCGCCAAACGGCTTGACCTGAACCTCTATAAAATGACTGCTGTTATTCAAGGCTTCGGAAACGTCGGCTCGATCACGGCCAAGCTGTTGGCAGAACGCGGCGTGAAAGTGGTCGGAATCACCGATGCAGGCGGCGGTGTGTATCATGAGGAAGGTCTCGACATCGATGACCTGATTGAATATGCAAAAGAATCAGGCACCGTCAACGGCTTTAAAGATTATGAGAGCCTGTCAAATGAAGATCTGTTTACTGCTGATGTCGACATTCTGATTCCAGCAGCACTTGAAAACCAGATCAATTCCAAAAACGGGTCAAAAATAAAAGCGAAAATTGTCGCAGAAGCGGCAAACGGCCCTACAACGCCTGAAGGAAATGAAGCCATGGAGAAAAACGGAGTCTTCATTATTCCTGACATCCTTTGCAATGCGGGCGGCGTCACCGTATCTTACTTTGAATGGGTGCAAAATATGATGCATTATTCCTGGGAGGAAGATGAAGTCAATCAAAAACTTCATAAAAAAATGACGGACGCCTTTGACGATGTTTTCCGCATGAAAGAAAACAAGCAAGTCCACATGCGGGATGCGGCATATCTTGTCGGTGTCGGCCGGCTGGCCGAAGCGATGAAAGCCCGCGGCTGGATCAAAGACTGGAATATGCCGATTAATTGCAAAGCATAAAAATGAGGTATCGTTATGTTAGGGACCACCCGCTCAAGGGTGGTCCTTTTTGCCGTTTCCGTTCTGTTTTGTTAAAAAGCTGACCTTCGATAGCCGCCGTCTTTCAGGTGTGGAAGTCCGCCTTAAGGTACCAGGAAATAGCCCTGTCATATCCCGGTGGTCCTGGTTACAGGAGGGCAATAAGGGTTCCCGCCGCCTTACATGAGCGGTTTTTTATATGGAATGTATTTTTGTATGCATGAATCTCCCGCCACCTTCAAAAAATAAGGACAACAGATCCAGAGGAGGCAAGATCATGACAAAACGAAAAGCATTCCGCAACGCTGCCAGCAAAAACAACAACACCCCAACCGAAAGCATGCCGGACACCGAATTCTCCGCCGACTTTGCCAACGGTGAAAACCCGATGAAAGGCGCCAACCGCAACTCCAAACAGGGCCGCTCCGGCAAAGAAATCCGCTCATCAAAAGAGGACTGACATGCGAACTGAAATGCCTGGCAATTGCCTGGGAAGTCCCAGGCAATTGCCAGGCACCAAAATCACCAAAAAATTTTACAAAGGTTCATTTTTTGTTGATTTGCCCAAACAACGGTAACCCCGTATAAGAATGGAGGAATTAAGTATGGAATTTCATCTGGAAAGTCATAACAGCCCAGTTTCATCTGCTGTTACGGTTGATGACGGAAATCACCGGTATATGGTTCGGAATGGCGACATAGATGGAGAGATGTTTGATACTCCGGAAGAGTTGGCGCAGTGGGTTATCCAGAATTGGCGCGTGGATGATTTCGTTGATAAGGATGGGTTTCAGCAAATGATTGTGCAGCTGGAACGGTATCTGTAACTGTATTTGGGGCCGGTGACTGCCGGCAGAATCAAGCCTCCATCTCATACAACATGATGATTATATACATTAGTTTAGCTGTTGAAGGACATGAGCAGTGCCGGTAACCAGATCGCGCGGAAGCTCTCCGGCACTGAATCAATATCCATTGCCTCAAACAGCATCCGGTCATGCAGTCCGGTAACGAACGAGCGGACAGGGTGCAGGTGCTGCATGTAATTTACCCAGTGCTTTTTACAGCACTACCGTGTTTTTCAGCATCCAATAAAGCGGTGCAACCGAAGAAAATAAATATTTCGATTCAAGCCCGGATTTCTATGTATGCAATTTAGATAATGCATGTCCTTTCCCTCATTACTTTCAAAAAACTGACTACAACTCTCCCAGTTTCCTGACAAGGCGTTCTTTCAGGTTTACCGCCAGCGCTTCTGCCTGCAAAACCCGCTCAATTCCCTGCCGGTTGTCGTTGTCGTGGAACCAGATCCTGGCAACTTCAGCGACAGCGATTTCCACAGGATCCTTGCTCACAAGTTTCATTCTGTCACCAGGCCTTGCGCTTCCTTCTTCCAACACCCTTAAATAAAAACCAGTGAACCCCGTTTGTTCAACAAGCAGTGCCGCGTCCTTCCGCCTTAGTTTATAACCGAGTTTCCAGCACGGTTTCCGCGGCATTGAAACTTGCAGCACCGCACTCCCCATTTGAAAGGTATCCCCGATATATGTATTCGTTTCCGTTAAGCCTTCAACTGTCAAATTTTCACCGAACGCAGCAGGGCCGAGTTTTCGCCCCAATTCCTTTTCCCAATAGGAATACCGGTCATAGGAATACGCATTCACTGCCTTATCAAGGCCGCCATGGTTCTCAATGTCCCCCTGCCCGTCTCCCTTGATATTCGTTTTTGTGATGTATGCCGTTTCGGTTACCGGCTTTTTATGAATACCTGAACGAAAGGTTTTTCCGTTGAACGAGACTTCTTCCGGTTCGGCGATACTTATGTTTCTTACAATATATTCACTCATGGCACATCCCCCTTCATTCCAGTATAGCAGGTCCATTTCGCCGGTGTTTATAGAATTGACATAACAGGTTCACGGAATTGTTACAGTTCCCCTGCTCTCTTGCTTAAAATTGGTGCTATAGTAAAACTATCAAATGAGAAAGATTATCATTGTTATAAAGCGAGGGGCTGCCGTTATGTATTTAGATTCACTGCGAACTGGCGATAAAGCCAGGATACTAGAATTTGTTGCCGTAAATGATATGCTGAAACGCAGGCTGATTGATATGGGGATCAAAGAAGGGTCTGAAATCTGCATGAAATCGTGCATGCCATTCGGAGGACCATGCATGATTACTGCCAATGACCAGTGTGTCAGCATCCGCCGAAAAGAAGCGCACGGCATAAAGGTGGAATCATAATATGACTCAGTTTGCATTATTCGGAAACCCAAACACAGGTAAAACATCATTGTTCAACAGCTTGACGGGCTCCTATGAATACGTTGGAAACTGGAGCGGCGTGACTGTCGAAAAAAAAGTCGGCCTGCTCCGCAATAAAAAAGGCGAGCTCATTGATCTTCCCGGAGTCTATTCTTTAAATCCCCTCTCACGTGATGAAGGAGTCGTCACCCAGTTTTTGCTCACCGAGCATTTTTCGCAATCATTGAATATCATTGACGCATCAAAGCTGCACCGTAACATGCACTTGACCGTCCAGCTTTTGGAATTCGGAAAACCCGTCATCATCGGCCTAAACATGATTGATGTCGCCAAAGCCCGCGGCATCCAGGTAGATGAAAAAAAGCTGTCAAGGCAGCTCGGCGTCCCGGTAACATCCATCAGCGCCAGAAGCGGCCGGGGAATCACAGAATTATCGGAACAACTCCATGCCTTTGACGGAGAGAATGCCAGGCCGTTTGAACTGGATTACGGCATTCATGTGGAATCTGCGATTCAGCAATTCATTGAACGGGCACCTGACTTCCCGAACCTTTCAAAAAGATGGATTGCCGTCCAATATTTCGAAGGCAACCAACAGGTTAAAGAATACTTGAAGGATTCCATTCCAAATGAGTGGCTCGAAACACTCCACTCTGAAACTGAACAAAAAATCATTGCGGGTAAAACAGCAAAGTCGCTCCATGAATATATCCATCATGTCCGCCAGCAATATATTGATCAAGTAATAAAGGATTCCACTGTTCAAGATCAAGCTGAACGAAAAACATTCACCGACCGACTTGACCAGATTGTCACGAATAAATACCTCGGCATACCGATATTCCTCGGCTTCATGTACTTAATGTTCATGCTGACGTTCGATTGGCTCGGGTTTCCGTTGTCAGACGCCCTTGACACATTCATGTCAGGCCCGCTGACTGAGTGGATCACCGCCGGCCTGGGGGCAGTCGGTGCTTCGGCTTTCATCCATTCGCTTATCCTTGACGGTATCGTCGCTGGAGTTGGCGGTGTTCTCGTCTTCGTACCGCAAATCTTTATCCTGTTTTTCTTCATCTCGTTTCTTGAAGATTCCGGCTACATGGCCCGCGTCGCCACCGTCATGGACAGAGTCATGGATATGATCGGCTTGAACGGCAAAGCGTTCATCCCGATGATTATCGGATTTGGCTGCAACGTACCGGGTGTCATGGCAGCCCGGACGGTCGAACAGCCGAAAGAACGGCTGCTGACTCTGCTGCTTACACCGCTCATGTCCTGCTCGGCACGGCTGCCGGTATATGCTCTCTTTGTGGGCGCCTTTTTCGCCAAGTACCAGGCACTTGTCGTTTTTTCTTTATATGTTCTCGGCATCGTCATCGCTTTCATACTCGCCAAAGTGTTCTCATCCACCATTTTGAAAGGTGAAACATCTTTCTTTTTCGTGGAATTGCCGCCATACCGTGTACCGCAATTCAGGACGTTGTGGAGAAGCACGTGGGAAAAAGGAAAAGGATTTATTAAAAAAGCCGGTACGTTCATCTTCGCCGGTTCCGTCATCATTTGGCTCCTGTCCTATGCCGGTCCAGGAGGAATCGATGTACCGATGGACGAAAGCTTTCTGGCTATGGTCGGCGGCATCATTGCCCCGCTGTTTGCACCGCTTGGCTTCGGAACCTGGCAGGCAGGCGCAGCATTGATGACCGGTTTCCTGGCAAAAGAAGTCATCGTTTCCACAATGAATATTATTTATTTCGTTCCTGATGCAGCTGCATTGCAAGGATTGATGACCGAACATTTCACACCGCTTGCTGCATTCAGTTTCATGGTTTTCATCTTGCTGTACATCCCGTGCCTTGCAACTGCCGCCACGATCATGAAGGAATCCGGCTCAAAAAAGTGGACCGCCTTCTCAATCGGATATGCACTTGTCATCGCCTACTTCCTCTCGCTCATCATCTATCAAGGAGGAAAATTGATTGGGCTATCTTAGGAAAGAAGGGGTATTATGTTAGTCAATTTGATCATCGGCGGAGCGATATTCGGCTATGCAGCCTGGGCAATGTTCCGCTATATCAAAAAAAGCAAAGAAGGGAAATGCGCAGCTTGTTCGATCAAAGACTCCTGCACATCCCAGTGCTGCCCTGAAGGAACGATCGAAAACAACAGCACCTGCAGCACAGCCGACCATAAATAACAAAAACAAGCCTTCCGTCA from the Bacillus marinisedimentorum genome contains:
- a CDS encoding Glu/Leu/Phe/Val family dehydrogenase; translation: MAVKERKNGVEINNPFEIVQNLMETATETLGLPQAFYEVLKKPKRLMKTSIPVRMDDGTYREFEGIRSQHIDVLGPTKGGVRFHPAVNEDEVKALSMWMSLKAAIMGIPYGGGKGGIIVDPRELSERELEELSRGFIRELEPIIGPEKDIPAPDVNTTPEIMGWMLDEFSRLKGKNVPGMITGKPIILGGSEGRVEATGRGVVITIEEAAKRLDLNLYKMTAVIQGFGNVGSITAKLLAERGVKVVGITDAGGGVYHEEGLDIDDLIEYAKESGTVNGFKDYESLSNEDLFTADVDILIPAALENQINSKNGSKIKAKIVAEAANGPTTPEGNEAMEKNGVFIIPDILCNAGGVTVSYFEWVQNMMHYSWEEDEVNQKLHKKMTDAFDDVFRMKENKQVHMRDAAYLVGVGRLAEAMKARGWIKDWNMPINCKA
- a CDS encoding MOSC domain-containing protein, translated to MSEYIVRNISIAEPEEVSFNGKTFRSGIHKKPVTETAYITKTNIKGDGQGDIENHGGLDKAVNAYSYDRYSYWEKELGRKLGPAAFGENLTVEGLTETNTYIGDTFQMGSAVLQVSMPRKPCWKLGYKLRRKDAALLVEQTGFTGFYLRVLEEGSARPGDRMKLVSKDPVEIAVAEVARIWFHDNDNRQGIERVLQAEALAVNLKERLVRKLGEL
- the feoB gene encoding ferrous iron transport protein B, which gives rise to MTQFALFGNPNTGKTSLFNSLTGSYEYVGNWSGVTVEKKVGLLRNKKGELIDLPGVYSLNPLSRDEGVVTQFLLTEHFSQSLNIIDASKLHRNMHLTVQLLEFGKPVIIGLNMIDVAKARGIQVDEKKLSRQLGVPVTSISARSGRGITELSEQLHAFDGENARPFELDYGIHVESAIQQFIERAPDFPNLSKRWIAVQYFEGNQQVKEYLKDSIPNEWLETLHSETEQKIIAGKTAKSLHEYIHHVRQQYIDQVIKDSTVQDQAERKTFTDRLDQIVTNKYLGIPIFLGFMYLMFMLTFDWLGFPLSDALDTFMSGPLTEWITAGLGAVGASAFIHSLILDGIVAGVGGVLVFVPQIFILFFFISFLEDSGYMARVATVMDRVMDMIGLNGKAFIPMIIGFGCNVPGVMAARTVEQPKERLLTLLLTPLMSCSARLPVYALFVGAFFAKYQALVVFSLYVLGIVIAFILAKVFSSTILKGETSFFFVELPPYRVPQFRTLWRSTWEKGKGFIKKAGTFIFAGSVIIWLLSYAGPGGIDVPMDESFLAMVGGIIAPLFAPLGFGTWQAGAALMTGFLAKEVIVSTMNIIYFVPDAAALQGLMTEHFTPLAAFSFMVFILLYIPCLATAATIMKESGSKKWTAFSIGYALVIAYFLSLIIYQGGKLIGLS
- a CDS encoding FeoB-associated Cys-rich membrane protein — translated: MLVNLIIGGAIFGYAAWAMFRYIKKSKEGKCAACSIKDSCTSQCCPEGTIENNSTCSTADHK
- a CDS encoding FeoA family protein, encoding MYLDSLRTGDKARILEFVAVNDMLKRRLIDMGIKEGSEICMKSCMPFGGPCMITANDQCVSIRRKEAHGIKVES